The DNA region TTACGGTACAGTTCACTAAAAGGGTGCATTGATCACACAAACAAATCGTTTGGGCTCACTTGATTTTTCCTTTCACAAATCCTCATACAGACCTCCATACAAATCATAAGGTGTTTAGCTCAAAGGTGTGATATCAAACCATGTGACATTGAGAAAACTGACCTTTGAGGAAATAGCTCAATTGTCATCGTCACTGAAGTCAGCTTCATAAGGTGAAACCCCAGTGATAAACAATGCAGCTTCAGCAGGAGTTTTTTTCACCCTATTTTTCTTATCCTTATcctctgtatttgtttgttgtgttttgctttgatttctttcatttttaatgcgttctctatttctctattgtcatttaaaaacatgtttaacagGAAAATTAGCACATGTTTAGGGTCAGCCATCTTGCACAAAATTGCACgatatgtgtaatgaatctagaagatatgaaagttccactttttgaataaaattccggattttttttttttttttactttttcacgatattaatttttttttttagatgcacctgtatgtgcTAAATGCCCTAAGTTAAGTGATGGAGTAATTGCATTCTCTGTATgttgggcagctgtggctcaggtggtagagcgggctgCCTACaaattgtagggttggtggtttgattcccggtccacatgactccacctAGTGAAGTGTCCTTGTGTAAGactctgaaccccaagttgctctagatggcaagttagtgccttgtgtggcagctctgctactgttggtgggtgaatgagacacagtaagtgcagactgtttataactgtatTCAGTTATTTTTACTTGCCAGGAACGCTAAAACGCATGAACACATTCAATCCCAATTTCAACATACACTCAAAGTGTTTGTCTCATTTTCCGTGTGATGCATGAAATGTCTGTTAGTATAACAAACACTTCAGTCTCAGATCTTTTCATCCATCTGCCATTCTCCTGTGTGATCAGCTCTGATCTCACTACAGCTCTGTGTGATATAACTTCTTGGCTTTTACCATGTTCTCCTCCActagacacaaacacagaggaGAGGTTGTGATTAATCAGAAGTCATCATATGTCATGGTTTATCAGGTGGAAAGCAGTcatttacaaaatgacatcattacaTTCCTGCATGTTGATTAATGGTGTATAAACAATAGGcacttttcaattttttttaatttttaactttttaacaacacacattttacatataAACCTATGGGAATGTTTATGTTCTGCATCTATAACATGTCTTCTCTTAAGTTATAGCAATACAAATATAACACAGcagaaaagtgttcatttaACTGTTTTTGTACACTGCATTATCTGAAACTTAGTATCTTGGATGAagctttaagctccgcccacttggCACAATTGCATCATACTACTGTATATCATCAAAAAGCTTGTttcctgatatatatatatatgtatctcaAAAGATCACAGAAAATTTCATTTCACATGCCGTGACCcctataattaataaattaccaGAAAATAAATACTCACAGAAATCCATGTCCTCAGGTCCATAAGCAAACTTGCGGTTGGTGTACTTGCTAGTGATGTCGTTGCGCACGGTCATCGAGGGATCTGGGATACAGTTAATTAAATGATCATTACAAAAAGTGTGCACATAAATGATTTGGTCTGAGATATTGAATgacaaaagtatttgatttctaaagaaaaatacatttctacattttgcttgcttttattattgatcattttaacattaatttgaatattttccGAAGAAGCTCACCAACAAAAAGAATTCTGGGAACGTAATAGCCGTCAGGAGCCATATTAGCATCTGTCGTTTCATGCTGCAGGTAATATTCAGGCTGGGTTAGACACTCAGTGAAATGTCGGGTCATTGATGTACAAAGAGTTTATATCAATTTACAcccactgagcactttattaggaacacttgtggAACAGTCTAATTTGTTAaaaactgttccacaaacccgctTAAGATCAATGGGTGAtggggctttttctgtctctgctcctACCCTTTGGACCTCTCTTCCTCTCGAACTTAGGGAAGCGCAGACCTATGACACActtaaagctcaactcaagacatacttttttaaatgaacgtttgcttgctgatgtctacttttattatttatttatttatttatttatttatttaaatctcttttttttctgtctactgcttattttgtgtacagcgctttaagaagctgcttttaaagacactctataaaataaagtttattattattattattattattattattactactactacttgtacacctactcattcatgcaattatttaatcagccaatcgtgtggtagcagtgcagtgcataaaatcatgcggaTACAGGCCAGCAGCTTTGTGCAATGTTTACATCAACCACCATAACAGggaagaaaatgtgattttgaCTGAttcatgattgttggtgccagatgggctggtttgtgtatttcctgatcttctgggattttcatgcatgatagtgtctagagtttactcagaatggacCAATAAAGCAaacacatccagtgagcggcagttcttcCTAACGTTCCTAAGTGCTCAGTGAGCGTATAACTGTAAAGTCATGTAAAACATTACCACTAAATTGAGCATGATGAAATCTTCTTTGGCCATTTTCTGGATGGATTTGTTCTCCACAAAAGCCTTTTTGAGAGCTTGGTGTATGAATGAAAGAGATAAAAGTATGTAAACAACAAtgtcctccacacacacacacatatatactatactacatatatactgtacagcagTATAACTTTAAAGGTCAGAAGTCCTCATATACAGATGGGTGAAATGTAAAGGAAAAAGCCCAGAGGGCTTTGTTATACTATGGGGTCGTTGTAGAAATATTTCTATCTTGATGGGAATGGTCTCTTCCAGGAAGATCCTGCCCCCATGTAGATGGCATGAGGGTTCACTGAATGGCTTGATGTGAATGAAAATAATCacatgtaaatcatatgctatgtcCTTCAGACACCACATCTAAACACCTACGAGAGATTTTGGAGTGAAGTGTTAGACGACGCTCTACTCTACCATCATCACAACACCAagtgagggaatatcttttggaagaaccGTTCCCCATCTCTCTAGTATAATTCCAGAGAAACTGTTTTAGCAGCTGGTGGTGGCCCAGCACCTAAGACCCTATATGTTGGatatgttggtttttcctttaaattgtCACCCAtatgtatatgtagtatatTATGCTAATGAATGCTATATCAAAGGTACAAACCTTGACTATATTGGCACTCCTCTGAGTGATGAATTACCATCAGTGGCTTGTTACTATAGAGATACAatgaaaagcacacacacacacactcgttagTAGCACTACGTAAGCTGCAAACATAAGCAAATCAGAGTTTGATTTCATATTTAGCTATGCAAAACTGTTACATCATACCTCTCCTTCATTTTCGTCAGCCCTTCCTCATATGTCTGCACCCAGGTGATGTCATCACCCCAGCCTTAAACAAGGAAAAAGTCCACATGAATGATGTGAAACAATGATAGGAATAAACTATACCAGACCTACTCTTTGTCCAAACGAGATCAGCCAGGATCAGCATGTCATGATCAAGACATGGAGTGATTGGAGTGGTAAATTCAAGTGCAAAATTTTACGTTCCTGTTTTACAATTGATCTAAAATACCACTTAAGGGGGTagttaaatgaaaacctgaagtGTGGCATaaatttgaattgaatagaatttttttcccccctagagGAATCTGGACACTCGTGTAGAAAGTACaattttgtacaaaaaaaaaaaatcaaggttttcatttgacttgtAGAGTtacaaaaggtttttaacacAACCACCTCACTCTCCAGAATGCAGTCTGTGACACTTGACATAAGTAGGACACGTCAAAAGGAAATAGAAAAAAGatttagaaaaattaaaaataagaaatattttgaagaatgtCCAGGAGTTGGCTACTGGGTCTGAATATTAAGATAagagatgagataagataatactttattaatccccagatggagaaattattaCAACTCAGAAATGAATTATAATGGCAAAAATTGGGCATACaacaatatttatatcacattcaatgaaagaaatgcaaactgatatccatccatccattttctgtagcacttatcttacacagggtctcagggtcgcctggagtctatcccagggcacGCAGGGcgtgaggcaggggacaccctggacggggtgccaacccatcgcagggcacaatcacgcactacagacaatttggaaatgccaatcaatgcctacaacgcatgtcttcagcctgggggaggaaactggagtacacaGAGGAAATCGGAGAgcgtgcaaactccacacacagatcTGAGGctggaatcaaacccccgaccccgaaggtgtgaggcaaacgtactaaccactaagccttcATGCCCCCATGCTAACTGAtatgattttcatttttctgtattATCTTATACACTACAGGGTCGGTTTTATTGcttgtgataaaaaaaacactggtgaAATTCACCCATTGTCAGATTGCTACAAATTgaatttttgtcctttttacTTTGTCCTAAGAGTGTACAGTAGAAACTTTTGCACTAGAAAATTCCCAAAGTGACAGACTTTTTCACCCGTTCCCACCAAATAATTATCCAGTGGccacattcatttaattatgaTAATCCCCAGCATATAAAGTCATGAGCCCAAGTTACACAGCTTGTGATCACGAGTTTGGCATAATTCATCATTCATGGCGATGAGATACTTAATCTCACCTCAATATTAATTTGTAGTCTCAATATATTAATTCATGGCTACGCCTTATTGAAAAATAACCGCCATGTCACCTCTGTAAACTTTcatagatttgtttttgtttgtttcatttgccTTCTCTGTTTTGAAGTGTTCATTTATTCTCTGTTTCACGTTCAAAGCACGTCTCCTCTGTCCAGAGTCTGTGATGTTAATCACGAGTGGTGATTACTTCGAAGTAATCATTAATGGTTAAGAATTAAAAGGTAACTGTCATCACCATTCAGTCATGCTCATTGTATATCTGGACTTACGTATGTAAAGAATTGTTATATTTACAATACATACTGGTTTAAAATACGTACCTAATTTAGGATTATATTTCGGAGATTGAATGATTTTACCTCTTGAGAGAGTctggacttttttctttttcttcatcaaGGTCACATCACAGGACAACagcagcagaaacacacacagggacCAGCGGGCCATGGTTACTGTGTACAGAACAAAAAGACTGACTAACAATACGCCCTATACACATACCGGTATGATTAGTAACGGGTATTCTTTTGTCTTTGGTCCATGTTGTTTTCACAATCAAGCACTCTACAAGCTGTTACACAAGCTCTGTCTAAAGCTCCTTGAACATACAATAAGTTAGGGATGAAGGAGCTGTTAGACATGAAAAACCAGTTCACAGTCATGTACAGTGTTTTCGAGAAACCAGCTCCCTGTATTCTTGCGTTTTCATTTTAGGTACGGGTTGCATTCAAGGTTTTGTGTTGAATGAAGAAGAGCAATGCAAATTATTGCCAATGTCATGCCAGCATGACTTTACATAGATTGGAGTAATTGTTGGTAcactagttttatttttttaaatacaaattttgaaaaaggaaAACCTGTGGCAGATTCTCTAAGATGCTTAGAAAACGATAGCAGACAATTTCCTTATGAAGCAGCATAGAATGTATCTGATACTactgatgcatttaaaaaacacacaacaacaacaacaaatggttatcacaccaaatactgactttgtttagtttattactgtttactgatcTTTATAGATGAAatctatttatgtatatttatttataaaaatcagATTCCGTATCTTAGATTGAGATTTTAGATTAGAGTTTGTTTATGGGTGCATTGGATTCTTGTCAAGTTTCTTGACTCAAATGAAGTagaaaacaacaagaaagacAGATGAAATATTTACTGAGAGAAACATGTCCTTAACAAACCACTGAAAGCAAAGTCTACACACAGCATATGCATATATTAATATTCCATAAAGTAAAACTTACTGAATGTGAAATGTCCGATCCCTCACTCCAGTCTGACAGGATTTACTGTCAAGCGAGTGTTCTTATAGTTAAAAAACCCACCAAACAGGTCTGACACACAGCTATTATTCTTTGCATGACATTGCACTCATAGTTTGACATGAAAGTTTAAAGGAAATAGAACTTTTGGAGTTTGGAAAATATTAAAGACTATTATGGCACAGAGGGCGTGGTCAATAGTCAGGGTAACCTGCCTCCTCTCCCTGCCCACTGCCGACCGCTCGACTGCCacaatttacatatatatatatatatatatgtaatatatatatatatatatatatatatatatatatatatatatatatatatatatatatatgtatgtatatatattacatatatgtatatatattacatatatatatatatatgtaatgtgtatatatatatatatatatatatatatatatatatatatatgttatgtgtgtgtgtgtgtgtatgtgtaaaagaTGCTTttccttcaatttttttttaatatatttgtttacagtAATGGAAACATATTTTAGTTCAgttttataacttttatatattaCTGTAAAAATCAAGGGTGCGATTTTATAGTTTCATTGCCACAGAGGCAGAgcataataaattaaataaaaaaaagtaaaataaaacaaaacaaatcctaACCAAAGAATCtgattataaatgttttaaaaatgtctcattgaaaaaaatgtcaattattTCTTTCAATTTACAAAACCATAAAATTGAGCTCTTACAACTTCTGGatggaacactttttttttattatgtaacCTTggttttatccatccatccatccattttctataccgcttatccttcagggtcgtggtgaacctggagcctatcctagggagcatggggagaaaggaggggtacaccctggatccatccatccatccatccatccatcgcagggcacacccattcatacactacggacactttggacactttgcatgtctttggactgggggaggaaaccggaggaaacccccacagcacggggagaacatgcaaactctgcacacacaggaccacagcgggaatcaaacccccaaccatggagatctgaggcgaacatgctaaccactaagccaccgtgcaccccctattattaattattattattattattattattattattattattattatgatgatgatgatgatgatggtggtggtggttatgataatgatgattatgatgatgattatggttATGATGGTGGTtatggttatgatgatgatgatgatggttatatttatgatggtgattatggttatgatgatgactatggttatgatgatgattatggttatgatgattatggtgatgatgatgatgatgatgatgatgatgatggttatgatgattatatttatgatgatgattatggttatgatggtgattatggttatgatgatgatgatggtgattacggttatgatggtgattatggttatgatgatgatgatgatgatgatgactatggttatgatgatgatgattatggttatgatgatgatgatgatgatgactatggttatgatgatgatgatgatgatgatgatgactatggttatgatgatgatgatggttatgatgatgatggttatgatgatgatgatgatgatgactatggttatgatgatgatgatggttatgatgatgatgatgatgattatgg from Ictalurus furcatus strain D&B chromosome 6, Billie_1.0, whole genome shotgun sequence includes:
- the agr1 gene encoding anterior gradient 1, with translation MARWSLCVFLLLLSCDVTLMKKKKKVQTLSRGWGDDITWVQTYEEGLTKMKESNKPLMVIHHSEECQYSQALKKAFVENKSIQKMAKEDFIMLNLVHETTDANMAPDGYYVPRILFVDPSMTVRNDITSKYTNRKFAYGPEDMDFLEENMVKAKKLYHTEL